A window of Primulina tabacum isolate GXHZ01 chromosome 4, ASM2559414v2, whole genome shotgun sequence contains these coding sequences:
- the LOC142542188 gene encoding heterogeneous nuclear ribonucleoprotein 1-like: MDSDQGKLFIGGISWETDEEKLKEYFQGYGEVLQTAVMRDKISGKPRGFGFVVFSDPNILDGVLQDRHVIDGRTVEAKRALSREEQQVSKVGNPGGARNFGGGGSTRTKKIFVGGLPATLSEDGFRQYFETYGMVTDVVIMYDQQTNRPRGFGFISFDSEEAVDRVLHKTFHDLNGKQVEVKRALPKDANVGGGGRSMGGGAGGNSGGYQGYGSSGGNSSSYDGQMESKYMHSQNASGGYPSYGSSGYNAPGYGYGNGMGYGYGNYGGANPGYSGPAGGGYANPNAGYGGGPPNASRSSWGSQAPAAYGYGSSQWGTPGGGGPGNNVLTTGQSPGGSSGFGNQGYGYGGYGGNDGGYGNQAAYGAVGGRSATGQNGSAPGDLQSGSGSYMGGGYGDGTGNIGYGNAGWRSDSSAMGSHGGQVGYGSGYGSGSNRSGQQQ; this comes from the exons ATGGATTCAGATCAGGGGAAGCTTTTCATAGGTGGAATTTCATGGGAAACAGATGAGGAGAAGCTGAAAGAGTACTTTCAAGGATATGGAGAAGTATTGCAGACGGCGGTGATGAGAGACAAGATTTCTGGAAAGCCAAGAGGCTTTGGTTTTGTCGTATTTTCAGATCCAAACATTCTTGATGGTGTTCTTCAGGATAGGCATGTTATTGATGGCCGCACG GTCGAGGCTAAAAGAGCTTTATCACGAGAGGAACAGCAAGTTTCTAAAGTTGGAAACCCTGGTGGCGCAAGGAATTTTGGAGGTGGTGGAAGTACCAGAACAAAGAAGATATTCGTTGGGGGTTTGCCAGCAACTTTGAGTGAGGATGGATTTAGGCAGTATTTCGAGACTTATGGTATGGTAACTGATGTAGTGATAATGTATGACCAGCAAACAAACCGTCCTCGCGGATTTGGCTTCATTTCATTTGATTCTGAGGAAGCAGTAGATAGGGTTTTACACAAGACATTTCACGACTTAAATGGCAAGCAAGTGGAAGTGAAGCGTGCTCTTCCCAAAGACGCCAATGTTGGTGGTGGTGGCCGATCTATGGGTGGTGGAGCTGGTGGTAACAGTGGAGGATATCAGGGTTATGGATCTTCTGGAGGTAATTCAAGCTCTTATGATGGGCAAATGGAATCAAAGTATATGCATTCACAAAATGCTAGTGGTGGTTATCCTTCTTATGGTTCGTCTGGGTATAATGCTCCTGGTTATGGGTATGGCAATGGTATGGGCTATGGCTACGGGAATTATGGTGGTGCCAACCCAGGGTATAGTGGTCCTGCTGGTGGAGGCTATGCAAATCCTAATGCTGGATATGGTGGTGGCCCTCCAAATGCTTCTAGAAGTTCATGGGGCTCACAAGCTCCGGCTGCATATGGCTATGGAAGCTCTCAGTGGGGTACTCCTGGCGGCGGCGGCCCAGGTAACAATGTGCTTACTACTGGTCAATCTCCAGGTGGTTCTTCTGGATTCGGGAATCAAGGTTATGGTTACGGTGGGTATGGTGGAAATGATGGAGGTTATGGAAATCAAGCGGCTTATGGAGCTGTTGGTGGTCGTTCGGCAACCGGCCAAAATGGTAGTGCTCCTGGAGATCTTCAATCTGGATCTGGCAGTTACATGGGTGGTGGTTATGGCGATGGAACCGGTAATATAGGCTATGGAAATGCTGGATGGCGATCTGATTCATCAGCAATGGGGTCACATGGTGGCCAAGTTGGCTATGGAAGCGGGTATGGCAGTGGTTCAAATCGATCGGGTCAGCAGCAATAA
- the LOC142541377 gene encoding uncharacterized protein LOC142541377 encodes MFSCMFWIQNEEERKSRNISSSVEQNHGSYLALDSDVFIKLDTTEKHNTLDSEIKEKPKEASISKIKNKVSFNLNVEAYEPIHNEEDISTFLSDSEEEEQTKWEFNTETTSLMATLHFTQDSISSRINKSYAQSHRYRNCSTEEIYEEENDGYEFEDDLSSNEDKGDNYDSENDEKNSILRQNLGSKNEEIEGIGSDLYANDRKKHVLSVLSPVENLSQWKAVKAKVAPLRHEKENAALDHEYEPNTPKCHPKEEQSLDPCALKNMKSWKILGDQGRSVTVDASLSNWLLRLT; translated from the exons ATGTTTTCTTGCATGTTTTGGATTCAAAACgaagaagaaagaaaatccAGGAATATAAGTTCATCTGTGGAACAA AACCATGGAAGCTACTTAGCTCTTGATTCTGATGTTTTCATCAAACTTGACACCACAGAGAAGCACAATACATTAGATTCTGAAATCAA AGAGAAGCCAAAAGAAGCATCGATATCAAAAATCAAGAACAAGGTTAGCTTCAACTTAAATGTGGAGGCCTATGAACCAATACACAACGAGGAAGACATCAGCACATTCCTCTCAgatagtgaagaagaagaaCAAACCAAATGGGAATTCAACACAGAAACCACAAGCCTCATGGCCACTTTACATTTTACACAAGattcaatatcatcaagaaTCAATAAATCCTACGCTCAAAGTCACAGATATCGTAACTGCAGCACAGAAGAGATCTACGAAGAAGAAAACGATGGCTACGAGTTTGAAGATGACCTAAGTAGCAACGAAGATAAGGGGGACAATTATGACAGTgaaaatgatgagaaaaatagtattttaaggCAAAATCTTGGCTCGAAGAATGAAGAGATTGAGGGGATTGGATCAGATTTGTATGCTAACGATAGGAAAAAACATGTCCTTTCTGTGCTTAGTCCAGTTGAAAATTTGAGTCAGTGGAAAGCAGTGAAAGCTAAGGTAGCGCCTCTGAGGCACGAAAAGGAGAATGCTGCGTTAGATCATGAGTACGAGCCAAATACACCAAAATGTCACCCCAAGGAAGAACAAAGTTTGGATCCTTGTGCTTTGAAGAACATGAAAAGTTGGAAAATTTTAGGAGATCAAGGGCGCAGTGTTACAGTTGATGCCAGTCTCTCAAACTGGTTGTTAAGGTTGACATAA
- the LOC142541378 gene encoding protein PROTON GRADIENT REGULATION 5, chloroplastic-like has translation MATSLSATASLGSWGTSISGGEDNTMALQYKAAAAPHSRVARSVRLRPVMRNVNEGKGIFAPVVVVARNIIGKKKFNQLRGKAIALHSQVITEFCKSIGADPKQRQALIRIAKKNGERLGFLA, from the exons ATGGCTACTTCGCTTTCCGCAACTGCTTCTCTAGGAAGCTGGGGAACATCCATCTCCGGAGGCGAAGATAACACCATGGCGCTGCAGTACAAGGCGGCGGCGGCGCCACATTCCAGGGTGGCGCGGTCGGTCCGGTTGCGTCCGGTGATGAGGAATGTGAATGAAGGGAAAGGCATCTTCGCTCCAGTTGTGGTGGTGGCGCGTAATATTATTGGGAAGAAGAAGTTCAATCAACTGAGGGGCAAAGCCATTGCTCTACACTCGCAG GTAATAACCGAGTTTTGCAAATCCATAGGGGCAGACCCAAAGCAACGGCAAGCATTGATTCGAATTGCGAAGAAGAATGGAGAACGGCTTGGATTTCTTGCGTGA